The Bacteroidales bacterium genomic interval GTAAAAGTAAGTGTTCATGACGGAATTGAAACTTTAGAAAATTCAGCTATTACAATCTATCCTAATCCTAATAAAGGTAACTTTAGCTTAGATTTCAATAATATCAATGGCAAAGTAAGCTATCAAATTATTGATACAAAAGGAAGTGTTATTGTAAGTAACAACTCTTTTGTTGATGGAAATGCTATGATAGAAGTTTCATTAGACCTTGCATCTGGTGTTTACTTTGTAAAAGTAATTACAGAAACTCAAAGCCTAATTGAAAAATTGGTTATTGAATAATAAGTAATTTGTAATTAAATTTTAAAAACCGCTTCAAT includes:
- a CDS encoding T9SS type A sorting domain-containing protein — encoded protein: VKVSVHDGIETLENSAITIYPNPNKGNFSLDFNNINGKVSYQIIDTKGSVIVSNNSFVDGNAMIEVSLDLASGVYFVKVITETQSLIEKLVIE